CATCCCCTGGTAGAGGAACTGGAGGCGGCACGGGTCGATGGTGAGGGTCTGGTCGACGCCGGAGCGGATCAGCTCGCCGTGACTGAAGTCCCTGGTCCAGGCGGGCTGTCCGGCCTCGAAGGCGACGTTGGACGAGCGGGCGAAGGGGTTGGCCTCGGTGTCGGCCAGCGGTTTCCACGTGCCGCCCAGGCTGTCGGCGGTCCAGGCCCGGAAGTAACGCCGCCAGTCGGATCCGGTCGCGAGCGCCTCGACGAGCATGAGGTAGCCGCCGCCGCCGAGCCGGTAGACGTTGCCCGCCTCGAAGAGGTCGAAGCGGTTGGATTCGGACAGCACGATCGTGGTGTCGCGGAAGCCGTTCGGGAACTCGGCGAGGGTGGTGCGCGAGCGGTACTGGTGCCCGTTGCCGTCCGAGAAGAACAGGTAGCAGTCCGTCCGGTCGCAGATCGTCCAGAAGTCCAGCCAGGCGCCGTCGCCCTTGTTCTCGGTCACGATGGGCGGCTCACTGCCGAAGAAGTTCCGCGGCGCGCTCCAACTGAGCGGGTCGGAGGGGGTCTTGGTGGTGGAGTAGGACGGCGGTCCGGTCTGGTAGACCATGTACCAGGTCCGCTGGGGCGCGAAGTAGAAGACCTGGGGCGCCGCCGCGTACCGGTTGCCGATGTCCGGGTTGGCGTCGAGGAACGTCTGGGGAGCCGAGGCGGCCTCGGACCACCGGGCGAAGCTCGTGTACCCGAGGCTCCAGCGCCCGGCGGTGTCGGCCGTCGTGAAGTAGACGTGCCAGCGGTCCTGGTAGCGGAACACCGTCGGATCCTTGACCGCCAGGACCGGGTGGCCGGCGTCCGGTTTCGGGCTGATCAGCGGGCCGCTCGAGGACCACGCGAACGACCCCGGCAGGGAGCCCTCGCGGCCGGGCTGCGGCGTGCCCGCGAGCGCCGGTCCCGGCGACAGGGCCAGGACACCGACGGCCAGCAGCGTGAACACCAGCCCGCTGGCGAACGTACGCATGCGCGGAGTCCTCATCGACCCGCCCTCTCGTGAAGGGAAGCATCCCGACCGCATGGTGACATGGACATGGCTCTCATGGAAGCGCTCCCACTCCGCTTCCCGCAGCGCCGGCGCTCCGACCAGGACCGGCTGAATGTGTTCTGCGCGAAGCGTTGACTAGAAAGCGCTTGCCCCCTACGTTCCGTTCAGCAGTGTGACCCGGAAGCGCCTCCGCCAGGGCGCCCGCCGAGGCCTGCCGCACCCGGGGAAGTGCACTCCCAGGGCGTGGCGGGACATCCGGACCGGCCACACTCAGCGCGCGCGGTGAACAACATGGCGAACGGTATTCATGTACTTGACCGACCTGGCACCATGAAGGCACCACGAAGGGACGCACCCCACATGCGTACTCATCCCCCCCGTACACGTGTCCGCCGATCCACCCTTGCGCTCGCTGCCGCATCCGCCCTGGCGACCGTGACGGTCCTGGCCGTTCCCCAGCCGGCCGGGGCCGCCGAGACCTCACCGGTCGGGTTCGCGGCGGGGACGACCGGCGGCGGCAGCGCCTCGGCGGTCACCGTCTCCACGCTGAGCGCCTTCAAGTCGGCCGTGACCGGCAACTCGGCCAAGGTCGTCCGGGTCAACGGCCTGATCCCGCTGAGCGGTCAGGTCGACGTCGGGTCCAACACGACCGTCCTGGGCGTGGGTTCCGCGTCCGGGTTCACCGGCGGCGGACTCCGGCTGAAGAAGGTCTCGAACGTCGTCATCCGCAACCTCAGCATCAGCAAGCCGGTGGCGCCCGCCGACGGCATCACCGTCGAGGCGTCCAGCAAGGTCTGGATCGACCACAACTCCTTCTCGGCCGACCGCGATCACGACAAGGACCACTACGACGGGCTGCTGGACGTCAACCACGGCGCGGACAACGTCACGGTGTCCTGGAACACCTTCAAGAACCACTTCAAGGGCTCGCTCGTCGGCCACAGCGACAACAACGCGAGCGAGGACACCGGCCGGCTGAAGGTGACGTACCACCACAACCACTTCGCCAACGTGTACTCGCGCATTCCCAGCCTGCGCTTCGGCACCGGGCACTTCTACAACAACTACGTCGAGGGCGCCGACACCGCCTGCCACTCGCGCATGGGCGCCCAGATGCTGGTCGAGAACAACGTCTTCCGCTCGACGAAGGTCGCGGTCACCACGAACCGCAGCAGCGACGTCGACGGATACGCCAACCTGCGCGGCAACGACCTCGGTGGAGCCGCTACCGAGATCTCGCGGGTCGGCACCTTCACCAGCCCGCCGTACGGCTACACGGCGGAGCCGGCCTCGTCCGTCGTCACCTCGGTGACGACGGGTGCGGGCGCCGGAAAGCTCTGAACCCCGTCCGCTCGGACACCGCGTCCGCTCGGACACCCCTTCCGCTCCGACACCCTCATCCGCTCAGACGACAGAAGGAATCGGGACATGACTTCTGCGACACGTCCGCGCGCCCGCCGACGCGCACTGACCGGCGCGCTGGCCACTCTCGGCCTCTCGGTTGGCATGATCATGACAACCAACGCGCCGACGGCGAGCGCCGCCACCTGGCCGACCCCGAACGGCAGCCAGGGGACTTCCTCCACCATCTCCGTGTCCGGCACCAAGGACTACGGGATGAAGCGGTTCTACGGCACCGGAAGCCTGGCCGGTGACGGCCAGGAGGAGGGCCAGGACCCGATCTTCAAGCTCGCGGACGGCGCGGTGCTGAAGAACGTCATCCTCGGCGCCCCCGCCGCCGACGGCATCCACTGCCAGGGCAGCTGCACGCTGCAGAACGTCTGGTGGGAGGACGTCGGCGAGGACGCGGCCACCTTCCGGGGCGGCACGGGCGCCACGTACCACGTGATCGGCGGCGGTGCGAAGAAGGCGGCGGACAAGGTCTTCCAGCACAACGGCGGCGGCACCCTGAACATCTCCAACTTCGCGGTGCAGGAGTTCAAGACGCTCTACCGCTCCTGCGGCGACTGCTCCACGCAGTACACCCGCAAGGTCAACCTCAACACCATCGACGTGACCGGGACGGGCACCACGGCACGGCTCGTCGGCATCAACGTCAACCGCAACGACGTGGCGACGCTGCGCGGCATCACGATCCGCAACGACGCCGGCCGCAAGGTCGTCCCCTGCCAGAAGTACAACAACAACACCGCCGTCGGGTCGGGACCCGACAGCAAGAACTGCCTCTACTCCACCTCGGACATCACCTACAGGTAGTCCCCCAGGCAGTCCCCCCACGGTGAAGACGGCCGTGCGAAGCGTCCCGGCGGGCGCTTCGCACGGCCGTCCGCGTCATGCGTCCCGTGCGCGTCATACGCCCCGCACGCGCGCGCGTACCTCCCCGACCAGCTCGACGCGATCGTGGAGCGCGCGCTGCCCGGCGGGAACTGAGCCGCCCTCGCCCTTCGGCGATCGAGCCGCCGTCGCCCAACGGGCGCACAGTTCGCGCACAGTCACCTCCCGATTCCGCTTCGTTGTCAGTGCCATGGTGCAGACTCCCCGTCAGTTGGTACTTCGCCTGGGGAGGACAACGTGTTCAGGGGGATCGACGAGGTCGACTGGGCCTCGCTACGGCATGCCTACGGCAGCGCGGAGGACGTGCCCGGACTGCTTCGCGGACTGGCCTCCGCCGACCCGGCCGAGCGGGAGACCGCGCTCGACCGGATGTACGGCGCCGTGCACCACCAGGGAGGTGTGTACGACTCGACGCTCGCCTGTGTTCCGTTTCTCCTCTCGCTCGCCGTCCGCGAGGAGGTACGCGACCGGGCGGGGGTCGTGGAGCTCCTCGTCAGCATCGGCGGATCCGTCGGGGACGGATCCGAGGGGGACGGGGACGGCGGAGGATCCGACGATGTCGCCGCGAGGGTCCGTGCCGTGCTGCGGGCGGGTGCGGATGTCTTCGTCCGGCTGGCGGGGGACGCGGACGCCGGAGTCCGCCGGGCCGCTCCGGGGGCGCTCGTGCGGTTCCTCGACCGGCCTGCCGGGGTGCTCGCCCTGCTACGGGAGCGGATCACCGTGGAGCGGGACGACCGGGTCCTGCTCGCCCTGGCCGAGGGCCTCGGCCTGTTCGCACGGCGGCACCTGCCGACCGCTGGCGCCCACGCCGCCGAGGCAGTGGACCTGCTGGCGGTGCTGAGCGGACCGCCTTACGGACCCGAGCTGCGGCTGGCCGCGCTCGGCCAGCTGGCGCAGTGCGCCCCGCAGTCGCTTCCCGCGGATCTCGTACCGACCGTGGTCCGGCTGCTCCGGGACAGGTCCGGGCAGCGCGCCTGCGGGAGACACGCGCAGGACAGTCCCGGTGTGGACACCCTGGCCGGGCGGCTGCGGCGCCTGCGTCCCTCGGACGAGGAGGGCGCCCGGCTGCTGCGAACCCTGCACTCCGCGCTGGACGACCGGGTGAGTGACCGGGTCGCCCTGCTGTGCGGGCAGTTGACCAGCCCGGATGCCCTCGACCGGTGCAACGCCGTGTGGATGGCGGCCGGGTTGTTGCGCGAGTGGCGTACCGGCGGGGCGGAGCCGGTCGTCCTCATAGGTGCCCAACTGGGGGCCGAGGAGGGCCGGTTGCACGACGCGGCCGTCGCCGTCCTGGCGGAACTCTTCGAGCTGGCCCGGCCCGCCGCGGACCACCTCCACGCCCTGGTGACCTGCCGTCCCGAGCTTCGCGTACGTCATGGGGAGCGGGGGGCGCCGACGCTGGGCGGCCCGCTCAAGGCGCTGGCCAGGGCCGGGGACGCACGGGCCACGCCGGTGCTGGCCGAGGTGCTGGCCGGTCCGGTCGTACCGCACGACCTGGGACTGGTGACACCCCATCTGGGCCGCGCTGCCGCGCCACTCGCCCCCGCCCTGCGGCGACACCTCGCCCGCGTCCCGCTCGACGGCTCCGACACGCACGAGCGGGCCGTTCCGCTCCTGTCCTCGCTCACGGCACTGGGCGACGCCGAATCCGTGCCGTCGGTGCTGCGCCTGCTGCGTGGCATGCCGGACGGGCTGCGACTGCGCGACGCCGTCACGGGGGCGGCGGTCCGTGCCCTCGCGGCGTTCGGCAGCGCCGCGCGCGAGGCGACACCGGATCTGCGTGGACTGCTGGAGACCGACTGCGCCGTCTCGGCCGCGGACGCGCTGTGGTCGGTCACGGGTGAGGCGGATGCCGTCGTGCCCGTACTGCTCCGGAAGCTGACGGACGGCGGGAGGGGCCGGTATCAGCCCGCGGCGGCCGCCGACGTACTCGGACGACTGGGGCCGGCGGCCCGTACGGCCCTGCCCGCGCTGCGCCGGATGGCCGGCTCCGGCGAAGTGTCGGAACGGACCGCGGCGGCATGCGCGGTGTGGCGGATCACCGGGGAGCCGGAACAGGAGCAGGTCCTTCCCGTCCTCCGCTCCGCATGGGCGGAACACCCGCGCACCCGCACGGCGATCGCCGGGTGCGTGGCAGCGCTGGGTCCCACGGGAGCGCCCCTGCACGACCTGCTGCGAGCGGAGCTCACGTCCCCACGACGGCATCGCGCCACCGCTGGCGGCTACGCCGGCCACGACATCCATGAGGACGAGGAGTTGTTGCGGGTGTGCCGGGAGGCGCTGGGCCGGGAGGGGGGCAGGTAGAGCGGTCGGAATGGGCCGGGCCCGCCTCCGCCGGAGTGGGACCGGCCTGCCCTGTCGGGCTGGGACCGACCGCATCCGCCGAACTGCAGTCGGCCGCCCCGCCAGGATGCCCCCGCAGGACTGCGACCAGCCGCCCTCGCCGGAATCGGACCGGCCAGCCCTGACCGACCGAGACCGACCACCCGCCGGGCCGCAATCAGCCATGCCCGACGGAATGGCACCCGCCCGACCTGCCGCACTACGACCAGCCACCCTCGCCGGTGTCACACCGGCCGACCCTGACCGACCGAGACCGACCACCCGCCGGGCCGCAATCAGCCGCCCCGCCCGGATGGGACCCACCCCGCCCGCCGGCTGGAGCCCGTCGCTCTCGGCGGGACAGGACCACCCCGCCCCGCCGAACTGCGGCCAGTCCCCCACCAGAGCCGGACCACCCCGGCCCATCAGACTGGGACCAGCCGCCCGCCGGGGGTGGGCGCCGCCCGGCCCATCACCCCGTCGTGCGCCCCCACATCGGGCCGAAGCGGGACCACTCGGCGTCCCACTGGTCCATGCGGCGGTGTTCCAGGCGGCGGCGTACCGCGCGGCCGGCGGCGAGTGGCACGACCGCCGTGCAGACGCCCGCCACGCCGCCGATCAGCACGGCGCGTACGCGGGCCTGGGACTCGGTGACGGGGCGGGTCACCTGGCGGCCCTCCCGGTCCGTCCACACGGTGATCGGCGAACCGGCCTGGCTGCCCGCCAGGACCCGTACCTGGCCCGAGTGCGAGGAACCGTCCGCGGCGGTCCACCGTGCCTCCGCCCACACGTGTTCGGCCCGCGAGACGCCGCCGTTCCCGGAGGCCGTCCCGGGAGCCCGTTCGACGAGCCGGGCCACGAGGGGGCGCCACTCGACACGCTCGTGGGCCAGCCCGTCCTCGACGGACCGGCTCACCGTCATGCCGGCGAGCACCCCGACGAACACGGTGAGCATCCACACGCCGAGCACGACCCAGGCCTCCACCTCGTCGGCGCGCCGCTTGAGCGGATTCCGCCGCCAGCGCCACAGCCACACCTTCGGACCACGTAACGCCATCGAAGGCTCCTCCTCACGAGCGCACGACCATCCCGCCGCCCTCCCCATACGGAAGCGGGCCGCTGGATGCTCACTGCACGTACTCCGAGAGGGCGCGCCGGTCTGTGGCGGCGTCCTCGTGGGCGGCGGCGACGGGTGCCCGTAGGCGGCGCCGACACGGCCCTGACCTGCACCGGATACCGCTCCGGGGGTGACTGTCAGTGGTGGGGTGCAGACTGGCCCGTGTCTGAGACAAGGGCGTCGACGACGACGCCGCGGAGGTGATCGGCATGACCGAGGTACTGCTCGCCGTGGGCACGCGCAAGGGCCTGTTCATCGGGCGTCGGCGGGACGGTGGCACCTGGGAG
This region of Streptomyces caelestis genomic DNA includes:
- a CDS encoding non-reducing end alpha-L-arabinofuranosidase family hydrolase, giving the protein MRTFASGLVFTLLAVGVLALSPGPALAGTPQPGREGSLPGSFAWSSSGPLISPKPDAGHPVLAVKDPTVFRYQDRWHVYFTTADTAGRWSLGYTSFARWSEAASAPQTFLDANPDIGNRYAAAPQVFYFAPQRTWYMVYQTGPPSYSTTKTPSDPLSWSAPRNFFGSEPPIVTENKGDGAWLDFWTICDRTDCYLFFSDGNGHQYRSRTTLAEFPNGFRDTTIVLSESNRFDLFEAGNVYRLGGGGYLMLVEALATGSDWRRYFRAWTADSLGGTWKPLADTEANPFARSSNVAFEAGQPAWTRDFSHGELIRSGVDQTLTIDPCRLQFLYQGMDPASSGEYYRLPWRLALLTQTNSTC
- a CDS encoding pectate lyase family protein; this translates as MRTHPPRTRVRRSTLALAAASALATVTVLAVPQPAGAAETSPVGFAAGTTGGGSASAVTVSTLSAFKSAVTGNSAKVVRVNGLIPLSGQVDVGSNTTVLGVGSASGFTGGGLRLKKVSNVVIRNLSISKPVAPADGITVEASSKVWIDHNSFSADRDHDKDHYDGLLDVNHGADNVTVSWNTFKNHFKGSLVGHSDNNASEDTGRLKVTYHHNHFANVYSRIPSLRFGTGHFYNNYVEGADTACHSRMGAQMLVENNVFRSTKVAVTTNRSSDVDGYANLRGNDLGGAATEISRVGTFTSPPYGYTAEPASSVVTSVTTGAGAGKL
- a CDS encoding pectate lyase, producing MTSATRPRARRRALTGALATLGLSVGMIMTTNAPTASAATWPTPNGSQGTSSTISVSGTKDYGMKRFYGTGSLAGDGQEEGQDPIFKLADGAVLKNVILGAPAADGIHCQGSCTLQNVWWEDVGEDAATFRGGTGATYHVIGGGAKKAADKVFQHNGGGTLNISNFAVQEFKTLYRSCGDCSTQYTRKVNLNTIDVTGTGTTARLVGINVNRNDVATLRGITIRNDAGRKVVPCQKYNNNTAVGSGPDSKNCLYSTSDITYR
- a CDS encoding HEAT repeat domain-containing protein, which translates into the protein MFRGIDEVDWASLRHAYGSAEDVPGLLRGLASADPAERETALDRMYGAVHHQGGVYDSTLACVPFLLSLAVREEVRDRAGVVELLVSIGGSVGDGSEGDGDGGGSDDVAARVRAVLRAGADVFVRLAGDADAGVRRAAPGALVRFLDRPAGVLALLRERITVERDDRVLLALAEGLGLFARRHLPTAGAHAAEAVDLLAVLSGPPYGPELRLAALGQLAQCAPQSLPADLVPTVVRLLRDRSGQRACGRHAQDSPGVDTLAGRLRRLRPSDEEGARLLRTLHSALDDRVSDRVALLCGQLTSPDALDRCNAVWMAAGLLREWRTGGAEPVVLIGAQLGAEEGRLHDAAVAVLAELFELARPAADHLHALVTCRPELRVRHGERGAPTLGGPLKALARAGDARATPVLAEVLAGPVVPHDLGLVTPHLGRAAAPLAPALRRHLARVPLDGSDTHERAVPLLSSLTALGDAESVPSVLRLLRGMPDGLRLRDAVTGAAVRALAAFGSAAREATPDLRGLLETDCAVSAADALWSVTGEADAVVPVLLRKLTDGGRGRYQPAAAADVLGRLGPAARTALPALRRMAGSGEVSERTAAACAVWRITGEPEQEQVLPVLRSAWAEHPRTRTAIAGCVAALGPTGAPLHDLLRAELTSPRRHRATAGGYAGHDIHEDEELLRVCREALGREGGR
- a CDS encoding Rv1733c family protein gives rise to the protein MALRGPKVWLWRWRRNPLKRRADEVEAWVVLGVWMLTVFVGVLAGMTVSRSVEDGLAHERVEWRPLVARLVERAPGTASGNGGVSRAEHVWAEARWTAADGSSHSGQVRVLAGSQAGSPITVWTDREGRQVTRPVTESQARVRAVLIGGVAGVCTAVVPLAAGRAVRRRLEHRRMDQWDAEWSRFGPMWGRTTG